GCGTTGAATCAAAGCATTTTCAATCTCGAAGAAGACCTGAGCAAAGCGCTGCAAGACAACCGGTCCGATTCGATCCAGACGCTGCTTGACCAGTCGGCCGCGATCGACAATGCGGTGGCGGTCTTTTCCCTGTCGCACGACGGGAAAACCGTCAGTGCGTCTTCGTCCCGCACCCTCGCGGGAAAAATGATCGCCGAGGGCTACCTTCCGGTTTCACAGATCCAAGAAGGGATACGCGATCACCATCTGCTGTATGCGGCGGAGATCACCTATTTCCCCGAGTCTCGGCAGGAGCGGGCGTTGCTGCTGGTCGAGCTGAACGAGGAATTCATTTACAGCCGTCTCAACCAGATCGCCCTCTTTTACGGGCTCTCCCTTTTCCTGGTTTTTGGGGCCGTGGCGCTGAGCCTCTACGGTGTCGTGCGCCGTTGGATGATCCGTCCGCTTGAGGAGATTGCCGATCGTGCCCGAAAACAGGAAACGGGGCATCGGGATCATCTGATCGAAGAATTTTCTTTGCTGGATGCGACACTGGGTGAATCGTTCCGTTCAATGAAAATCCAGCAGGATCATCTGCGAGAAGCACTCGATGAAACCCGTTATCTTGATGGAATACTGCGCACGGTAGCCGATATCAATCAGTATCTGTTAACCGCCCGGAATGTGGGCGAACTGCTCCATCATTCCTGCAACCGCCTCGCGCAGCATCCCGGGTACGAGTTGTGCCATATCGCGTTGCGGACCAACAGCTCTTTGGTCATCGAGGCGTTTTCGATCGATGCCACAGGATACCTTTATGGCGGGATGAAGATCGATCTCGATCAGGAACACCTCGACGAAAGAGATCCCTCCGTCGTCGCGTACACCGAGAATGAAACGGTCATAATCGACCATCTTGAGCATAATACGTCGCTGGGGGCATGGCGCTACATCGCTGAAAAAGGGCAGTTCGGATCGGTCATCGCCATTCCGCTCGTCGAAACGATCGACGCCCCGCCGATAGGGGTTATGACGATTTATGCAAAAAATTCTCACGGTTTTGAAGCCAAAGAGATCGCGATGCTCGAAGAGCTCGCCGGCGATATCGGATTCGCGGTCGGTTCGTTCACCCAGCGTACCCGGCTCCAATACCATCTTACAACCGATGCCGTGACCGATCTGCCTAACCGTTTTTCGTTGGTCGAAGCGCTGGAGCGCAAAGGGGTATCGGCCCTGGCGATCATCAACATCGACCGTTTCAGCGATATCAACGATGTCTACGGGATTACGATCGGGGATGCGATCCTCTCGGGATATGCCCATTGGCTCAAGCGAATGATTGCGGCCGAACCCCATATTTCGCTTTACAAGATGGGGAGCGACGAATACGCGCTGGTGTATGAAGAGTGCAATGACTTGAGTTACTGCATCGCGTTTTTGGACCGCCTCATCGCGATGACCCAAAAAGAGTCTTTCGTCATCGAGGGGATCGAGATTGTCCTCACCATCACCGTCGGCATCGCGCCCGCATCGGAACGGGTGCTCGAACACGCCACCGCCGCACTTAAGGAGGCCAAGCGCAAACGCCGTAGCCTGGAGGTATTCTCGTACGAAGTGAAGCAGGAGCAGGGAAACAACATCGCCTGGTACAAACGGATCAAGGAAGCGGTCGAAGAGTCGCGTATCGTCCCTTTCTTTCAGCCGATCGTCGATAATGCAACGGGCAGGATCATTAAATACGAGGCCCTGATCCGTCTGATCGATACGGAGGGGAAAGTAGTCTCCCCTTACCTGTTTCTTGAAATTGCCAAAAAAACGAAAATTTATCCCGAATTGACCAAAATCATGATCGACAAAGTGATTGCGCGCTTCAAGGGAAGCGAGTTGCCGGTGAGTCTTAACCTCTCGACGCAGGACCTGATCAACCCCGAATTGGCCGATTACCTTGAATCAACCATTATGCGTGAAGGGATGGGACGGTTGATTATTTTTGAAATTCTCGAAAGCGAGGGGTTCGAAAATTACGATGCGGTATCAGCGTTCGTCGATCGGTTCAAATCGATCGGGTGCCGATTCGCGATCGACGATTTCGGATCGGGATATTCGAATTTCGACCATCTTCTCAAACTCAACGTCGATACGATCAAAATCGACGGGACCCTCATCAAAAACCTTCCGCATGACCGGAATGCGCAGATTTTCGTCAAGCATATCGCCGAATTCGCCCATGAGATGGGAATCAGTACCGTTGCCGAATTCGTATCGAGCGAAGAGATTTACGAACGGGTCAAAGCCAGCGGCGTCGATGCGTCGCAGGGGTATTATTTTTACGAGCCTTCAGCCGAGTTGGTCGAGCCGTAATTTTTTTTCTTTCGTTGGAGTGCTGCGTAGTATTCCCCCCATTTATACCCCTCTTCCAGCATAAAAATTCCCAAAGACGCAACGAGAACGTAAAATATTATTTCGGCACTCGGGGGGATGACGTGGAACCATTCGGGGATGATGTACAGCGCAACGCCCTGAAGGAGAATTCCGGCACTGATCCCAAGCCATAACCAGGGGTTGATCGTCAGGGTACGTTTGATGTTTTTCAAAAAAGGTTCTTCCTCTTTCTGGGCAAAAACGGCGTTTATCCATTGGGCGACAACCACCGTGCAGAAGGTGGCGGTCAGGGCCGTTTCGTAGGGGTGGTTGCCCGAGAGGAGGTAGAAAAAGAGGGCAAGCGACATCAGCGCGGTCGAAAAGGCAAACCATGCCAGGCGCAGCAGCATCGCGTTGTCCAGGAATTGTTTGTTCATTCTGCGTACCCCTCTTCGCATGACGTCTCCCTCTTCTTTGCACATGGCGAAGGTCTTGTCGTTGACCCCGTCGGTGACAATGTTGATCCATAAAATCTGGGTAGGATGAAGGGGAAGGGGAAGACCCATCAGTATGGCGCTGCTGATGATAAGAATTTCTCCCAGACTCGTCGAGAGGAGATAAAAGAGGACTTTGCGCAGGTTGTCGGCAATGATTCTTCCTTGGCGCACGGCATCGATGATAACTCCCAGATTGTTGTCGCCGATGACCATTTTCGAAGAGGACTTGGCCGCTTCGCTGCCGTTGCCCATAGCGATACCGAGATCGGCCGCCTTGAGGGCCGGAACGTCGTTGACTCCGTCTCCGGTGACTGCGACGATTTCTCCTTCTTGCTGCAGGATGCGGACGATACGGTATTTATGTTCGGGCATTGCCCGGGCGACGACGTCGATAGAGCGCAGTTTTTCGGCGAGCGCATCATCGCCGATCCGATCGAGATCGCTCCCCCGGAGAATTCGGGTCTGACCCGTGCTGATGCCGACTTCGCGGGCAATGACTCCGGCCGTGACCGGATTGTCCCCTGTTATCATAATCAATCGGATTCCCGCTTCGCGGGCTACGGCGATCGTTTCGTTCAACCCCGCTTTGGGACGGTCGGCGAAGGCGATGAGCCCCGTCATGACGATCGGTGCGGCGGAAGGATCCTCCCAATGATGATCGCTGAACCCGAACGCCAGAACCCGCAACCCCTGCCCGGCCATCGCATCATGGGTATCTGCGAGGAGTTTAAGCTCCCGTTCGGGATTGATGGCCAGGGGGAGAATGGCTTCATACGCCCCTTTGACGTAGAGTTTTTCATCCTCCCAAAGACGGTTAACGGTAGCCATCATGCGGGTGAGGGGATCGAACGGATGGAAATAGATCCTTTCGTAGCGGTTTCGGAGCGTTTCATACGCATCTCCGAGCCATTGCGCCAGGGCGACGTCGACGGCATCGCCCGTACCGTTTAGCGAATCGTTGCACAAAGCGGCGCACAGCCTGAGTTTTTCCGGATCGAGCGCAAACTCCTTTTTGACGGATAAGATCCCTTCGGTAAGCGTCCCCGTCTTATCCGTTGCGATCACCGTTGCACTGCCCAGCGATTCGACGGAAGGGAGATGGCGAACCAGTACTTTATGACGGCTCAGCCGGTATGCCCCGATCGCGAGGGTGAGGGTGATGACGATCGGGAGCCCTTCGGGTACTGCGGAAACGAGCTGCGCGAGCATGAAGGTTGCCACTTCCTCGATACTTCGCCCCTGCATCATTGCAATGGCCGCAAGCAATGAGAGGATCGACACGATCGACACAATCAGGAGTTTGGAAAAGTAGCGGATGGATTTGGTGAGAGGCGAATGGGGGGATGCTTCCTGGGCTGAGCGGGCGATACGGGCTATTTCGGTCGACTCTCCCGTTGCCGTGACGATCCCGAGGGCTTTGCCCCTGAGTACGGAAGTTCCCGAAAAAACGGTGTTCGAACGTTCAAACAAGGGGGTATCGGGGGCGAGTATCATGTCGGCATTTTTATCACAGGGGAGAGATTCTCCCGTCAATACCGCTTCATCGACTTGAAGAGCGTGCGATTCGCAAAGCCGCATGTCCGCCGGGACGATATCCCCTTCGATGAGGAGTACGATATCTCCGGGAACAAGTTCGCGCGAAGGGATCAGGGCGTCGATTCCGCTTCGCAGAACCTTGGCATGGCTTTCGGTCAGTTTTTGCAGGGCGCGGATCGA
This DNA window, taken from Sulfuricurvum sp. IAE1, encodes the following:
- a CDS encoding GGDEF domain-containing protein; translated protein: MKIQRFVLINIVVAFLAISVVSAGFYYVERMITLRYVATALNQSIFNLEEDLSKALQDNRSDSIQTLLDQSAAIDNAVAVFSLSHDGKTVSASSSRTLAGKMIAEGYLPVSQIQEGIRDHHLLYAAEITYFPESRQERALLLVELNEEFIYSRLNQIALFYGLSLFLVFGAVALSLYGVVRRWMIRPLEEIADRARKQETGHRDHLIEEFSLLDATLGESFRSMKIQQDHLREALDETRYLDGILRTVADINQYLLTARNVGELLHHSCNRLAQHPGYELCHIALRTNSSLVIEAFSIDATGYLYGGMKIDLDQEHLDERDPSVVAYTENETVIIDHLEHNTSLGAWRYIAEKGQFGSVIAIPLVETIDAPPIGVMTIYAKNSHGFEAKEIAMLEELAGDIGFAVGSFTQRTRLQYHLTTDAVTDLPNRFSLVEALERKGVSALAIINIDRFSDINDVYGITIGDAILSGYAHWLKRMIAAEPHISLYKMGSDEYALVYEECNDLSYCIAFLDRLIAMTQKESFVIEGIEIVLTITVGIAPASERVLEHATAALKEAKRKRRSLEVFSYEVKQEQGNNIAWYKRIKEAVEESRIVPFFQPIVDNATGRIIKYEALIRLIDTEGKVVSPYLFLEIAKKTKIYPELTKIMIDKVIARFKGSELPVSLNLSTQDLINPELADYLESTIMREGMGRLIIFEILESEGFENYDAVSAFVDRFKSIGCRFAIDDFGSGYSNFDHLLKLNVDTIKIDGTLIKNLPHDRNAQIFVKHIAEFAHEMGISTVAEFVSSEEIYERVKASGVDASQGYYFYEPSAELVEP
- a CDS encoding cation-transporting P-type ATPase, translating into MNIPSSPWSETTGNLLNRLETSSEGLSALDAENRFRRFGANGIREEERSKISLFIGQFASPIVWILLTAALISFTMGHNKDGVIILAVLTINAFLGFYQELKAETSIRALQKLTESHAKVLRSGIDALIPSRELVPGDIVLLIEGDIVPADMRLCESHALQVDEAVLTGESLPCDKNADMILAPDTPLFERSNTVFSGTSVLRGKALGIVTATGESTEIARIARSAQEASPHSPLTKSIRYFSKLLIVSIVSILSLLAAIAMMQGRSIEEVATFMLAQLVSAVPEGLPIVITLTLAIGAYRLSRHKVLVRHLPSVESLGSATVIATDKTGTLTEGILSVKKEFALDPEKLRLCAALCNDSLNGTGDAVDVALAQWLGDAYETLRNRYERIYFHPFDPLTRMMATVNRLWEDEKLYVKGAYEAILPLAINPERELKLLADTHDAMAGQGLRVLAFGFSDHHWEDPSAAPIVMTGLIAFADRPKAGLNETIAVAREAGIRLIMITGDNPVTAGVIAREVGISTGQTRILRGSDLDRIGDDALAEKLRSIDVVARAMPEHKYRIVRILQQEGEIVAVTGDGVNDVPALKAADLGIAMGNGSEAAKSSSKMVIGDNNLGVIIDAVRQGRIIADNLRKVLFYLLSTSLGEILIISSAILMGLPLPLHPTQILWINIVTDGVNDKTFAMCKEEGDVMRRGVRRMNKQFLDNAMLLRLAWFAFSTALMSLALFFYLLSGNHPYETALTATFCTVVVAQWINAVFAQKEEEPFLKNIKRTLTINPWLWLGISAGILLQGVALYIIPEWFHVIPPSAEIIFYVLVASLGIFMLEEGYKWGEYYAALQRKKKNYGSTNSAEGS